In Geotalea uraniireducens, one genomic interval encodes:
- a CDS encoding DUF3187 family protein codes for MTSCPKKQKFWPRMAAPLLTSAGIALVAALTGAPALAMEITPFRVVNMSPLVQIFGLPVPDSARVLQPNQGEVSLSVNLANNFAIDENNHEAITLDGETYRGALDLRYGLARRFEAGIEIPVVAQSGGFLDGFIEWFHRTFGFNNGGRDEVPRDRLLYRYERDGSDRLVMDDGGVGLGDIRLTGGMQLYDEQTEAPRSLSLRAALKLPTGNSHKLRGSGSVDFSLWLNGSDDFRLGPAGHMTIFGSAGGTVMSDGDVLKDQQRNLAAFGAAGFGWSPADWIALKAQALWHTSLYRDSELRELGNDTIMGTIGGTLAFTERTSLDLGVSEDLSVKTAPDVTFNFALHHRF; via the coding sequence ATGACGAGTTGCCCAAAAAAACAGAAGTTTTGGCCGCGGATGGCGGCACCGCTCCTCACCTCTGCAGGCATCGCCCTAGTGGCTGCCTTGACCGGAGCCCCGGCGCTCGCCATGGAGATCACTCCGTTCCGGGTCGTCAACATGAGTCCGCTGGTGCAGATTTTCGGCCTGCCGGTGCCGGACAGCGCCCGCGTCCTGCAGCCCAATCAAGGCGAGGTGTCGCTCTCCGTCAACCTGGCCAACAATTTTGCCATTGACGAAAACAACCACGAGGCGATCACGCTGGATGGAGAAACCTACCGGGGGGCGCTCGACCTCCGCTATGGCCTGGCCCGGCGCTTCGAGGCGGGGATCGAAATCCCGGTAGTCGCCCAGAGCGGCGGCTTTCTCGACGGCTTTATCGAATGGTTCCATCGGACCTTCGGCTTCAACAACGGCGGCCGGGATGAGGTGCCGCGCGACCGACTCCTCTACCGCTACGAGCGGGATGGCAGCGACCGGCTGGTCATGGACGACGGCGGCGTGGGGCTGGGGGACATTCGTTTGACGGGGGGGATGCAGCTTTACGACGAACAGACCGAGGCGCCCCGCTCGCTTTCCCTGCGGGCGGCGCTCAAGCTACCTACCGGCAACAGCCACAAGCTGCGCGGCAGCGGCAGCGTCGACTTTTCACTCTGGCTCAACGGCAGCGACGATTTTCGCCTCGGCCCGGCAGGACATATGACCATTTTCGGCTCCGCCGGCGGGACGGTGATGAGCGACGGCGACGTCCTGAAGGATCAGCAGCGCAACCTGGCGGCCTTCGGCGCCGCCGGCTTCGGCTGGAGCCCGGCCGACTGGATCGCCTTGAAGGCCCAGGCGCTCTGGCACACCTCCCTCTACCGGGACAGCGAGCTGCGGGAGTTAGGCAACGACACCATCATGGGAACCATCGGCGGCACGCTGGCCTTTACCGAGCGGACCAGCCTGGATCTCGGAGTTTCTGAGGATTTGAGCGTAAAAACCGCCCCCGACGTCACCTTCAACTTCGCCCTGCATCATCGGTTCTGA
- the lspA gene encoding signal peptidase II, with protein MKPRYLILLAVTVLILGLDQATKILIDRSMALYQSRPVIDGLFSITYMRNRGAAFSFLSGFSYRLPFFIGISLAALVVIIFAYRKLRDDQTLAAVALAMIFAGALGNLIDRVRLGEVIDFLDVYWRTYHWPAFNVADSAICVGVALLAFDMLREERRHGKA; from the coding sequence ATGAAACCACGCTACCTAATCCTGCTGGCCGTGACCGTGCTGATCCTTGGCCTCGACCAGGCGACCAAGATCCTGATCGACCGGAGCATGGCGCTTTACCAGTCCCGGCCGGTCATCGACGGCCTGTTCAGTATCACCTACATGCGCAACCGGGGCGCTGCCTTCAGTTTTCTTTCCGGCTTCAGTTACCGGCTGCCGTTCTTTATCGGCATTTCGCTGGCCGCCCTGGTCGTGATCATTTTCGCCTACCGGAAACTGCGGGACGACCAGACGCTGGCGGCGGTCGCGCTGGCAATGATCTTTGCCGGTGCCCTCGGCAACCTGATCGACCGGGTCCGGCTCGGCGAAGTGATCGACTTCCTCGATGTCTACTGGCGCACTTACCACTGGCCCGCCTTCAACGTTGCCGATTCGGCCATCTGCGTCGGCGTTGCCCTCCTGGCGTTCGACATGCTCCGCGAAGAGCGGCGGCACGGAAAAGCCTGA
- the ileS gene encoding isoleucine--tRNA ligase: protein MDYKQTLNLPVTDFPMKANLPQKELDILAGWQEQDLYGKLTAAGAGKPRYILHDGPPYANGHIHIGHALNKILKDIILKSKRMTGHDAPYVPGWDCHGLPIELQVEKNLGSKKHEISKHQMRKQCREYAAKFVDIQRQEFERLGVLGQWDKPYLTMSFDYEGITARELARFAENGGLYKGKKPVHWCSSCVTALAEAEVEYADKVSPSIYVKFALQDDISAAVPALAGKKVSLVIWTTTPWTIPANLAIALHPELSYVALETGGEALVVAEGLKDAFQQATGVQGEVIATFGADLLYRKRCRHPFYDRDSIVLLGDHVTLEAGTGCVHTAPGHGQEDYELALKEGLDIYNPVDNRGRYIQSLEFFGGQFVFDANASVMEKLREVGALVGAGEVTHSYPHCWRCKKPIIFRATEQWFIGMEKNNLRQRSLEEINRVSWIPKWGQERIYGMIENRPDWCISRQRSWGVPITAFYCKSCGEILADGTVMHHVADLFMADGSDIWYEKEAAELLPAGTTCPACGKADFEKEMDILDVWFDSGVSHAAVMENRPELGSPANMYLEGSDQHRGWFHSSLLASVGTRGRAPYREVLTHGFVVDGSGRKMSKSVGNVVAPEEVIKKYGAEILRLWVAAQDYRDDIRISQEILTRLAEAYRRIRNTCRYLLGNLYDFDPATDMVPFAAMTELDRWALHQLELLKEKVLRAYDEYEFHILYHAVNGFCTVEMSAFYLDIIKERYTNRKDSPERRSAQTVMYLVLEALVKLMAPVLSFTTDEVWRYMPKQAEESVHLAAFPPLRPEWKDEALVERWEQIIRVRSDVAKALEQARVQKVIGHSLDAAVQLAAEPELLAFLREYADELATIFIVSKVELVTEIAGESMEAENVKGLRIGVGAAPGTKCERCWHYEEELGIDPEHPTLCAKCTAAVK from the coding sequence ATGGACTACAAGCAAACCCTGAACCTGCCGGTTACCGATTTCCCGATGAAGGCCAATCTCCCCCAGAAGGAGCTCGACATCCTTGCCGGGTGGCAGGAGCAGGACCTGTACGGCAAGCTCACCGCGGCGGGGGCGGGAAAGCCGCGCTACATTCTCCATGACGGCCCGCCGTATGCCAACGGCCATATCCATATCGGCCACGCCCTCAACAAGATCCTCAAGGATATCATTCTCAAGAGCAAACGGATGACCGGCCACGACGCGCCGTATGTCCCCGGCTGGGACTGCCACGGCCTTCCCATCGAACTGCAGGTGGAGAAGAACCTGGGGAGCAAGAAGCACGAGATCTCCAAGCACCAGATGCGCAAGCAGTGCCGGGAGTACGCGGCGAAGTTCGTCGATATCCAGCGCCAGGAGTTCGAGCGGCTCGGCGTGCTCGGCCAGTGGGACAAGCCGTACCTGACGATGAGCTTCGACTACGAAGGGATCACCGCCCGGGAACTGGCCCGCTTCGCCGAAAACGGCGGCCTCTACAAGGGGAAGAAACCGGTCCACTGGTGTTCGTCGTGCGTGACGGCACTGGCCGAGGCGGAAGTCGAGTACGCCGACAAGGTTTCGCCCTCTATCTACGTCAAATTCGCCCTCCAGGACGACATCAGCGCCGCGGTGCCCGCCCTGGCCGGCAAGAAAGTCTCCCTGGTCATCTGGACCACCACCCCCTGGACCATTCCGGCTAACCTGGCGATCGCCCTCCACCCCGAGCTCAGCTACGTTGCCCTGGAAACCGGTGGCGAGGCGCTGGTGGTGGCCGAGGGGCTCAAAGATGCCTTTCAGCAGGCCACCGGCGTGCAGGGAGAGGTGATTGCCACTTTCGGCGCCGACCTCCTCTATCGGAAACGGTGCCGGCACCCCTTCTACGATCGGGACTCGATCGTGCTGCTTGGCGACCACGTCACCCTCGAAGCCGGTACCGGCTGCGTCCACACGGCGCCGGGGCATGGCCAGGAGGACTATGAACTGGCGCTCAAGGAGGGGCTCGATATCTACAACCCGGTTGACAACCGGGGCCGCTACATCCAGAGCCTGGAGTTCTTCGGCGGCCAGTTCGTCTTCGATGCCAATGCTTCGGTGATGGAGAAGCTGCGGGAAGTCGGCGCCCTGGTCGGCGCCGGCGAGGTCACCCACTCCTATCCCCACTGCTGGCGCTGCAAGAAGCCGATCATCTTCCGGGCGACCGAACAGTGGTTCATCGGCATGGAGAAGAACAATCTCCGCCAGCGCTCGCTGGAGGAGATCAACCGAGTTTCCTGGATTCCCAAGTGGGGGCAGGAGCGGATTTACGGGATGATCGAGAACCGGCCCGACTGGTGCATCTCCCGGCAGCGGAGCTGGGGGGTGCCGATTACCGCCTTCTACTGCAAGTCCTGCGGCGAGATCCTCGCCGACGGCACGGTGATGCACCATGTTGCCGACCTCTTCATGGCAGACGGTTCCGATATCTGGTACGAGAAGGAGGCGGCGGAGCTGTTGCCGGCCGGAACGACCTGCCCGGCCTGCGGCAAGGCCGACTTCGAGAAGGAGATGGATATCCTCGATGTCTGGTTCGACTCCGGGGTGTCCCATGCGGCGGTGATGGAGAACCGCCCCGAGCTCGGCTCGCCCGCCAACATGTACCTGGAAGGGAGCGACCAGCACCGGGGGTGGTTCCACTCGTCGCTCTTGGCCAGTGTCGGTACCCGGGGGCGGGCACCGTACCGCGAGGTTCTCACCCACGGCTTCGTCGTCGACGGTTCCGGGCGGAAGATGAGCAAGTCGGTCGGCAACGTCGTCGCCCCTGAAGAGGTGATCAAGAAATACGGCGCCGAGATCCTCCGTCTCTGGGTGGCGGCCCAGGATTACCGGGACGACATCCGGATCTCCCAGGAGATCCTGACCCGCCTTGCCGAAGCCTACCGGCGGATCCGCAACACCTGCCGCTACCTGCTCGGCAATCTCTATGACTTCGATCCGGCTACCGACATGGTACCCTTCGCGGCGATGACCGAGCTCGACCGCTGGGCCCTGCACCAGCTGGAACTCCTCAAAGAGAAGGTGCTGCGGGCTTACGACGAGTACGAGTTCCACATTCTCTACCATGCGGTCAATGGTTTCTGTACCGTCGAGATGAGCGCCTTCTACCTCGACATCATCAAGGAGCGCTACACCAACCGCAAGGATTCGCCGGAACGGCGCAGCGCCCAGACTGTCATGTACCTGGTGCTGGAAGCGCTGGTGAAACTGATGGCGCCGGTCCTCTCCTTCACCACCGACGAGGTCTGGCGGTACATGCCGAAGCAGGCCGAGGAAAGCGTCCACCTCGCGGCCTTCCCGCCGTTGCGTCCCGAATGGAAGGACGAAGCGCTCGTCGAGCGTTGGGAACAGATCATCCGGGTCCGTAGCGACGTTGCCAAGGCTCTGGAGCAGGCCCGGGTGCAGAAAGTGATCGGCCACTCCCTCGACGCGGCGGTGCAGCTGGCCGCCGAACCGGAGCTTCTTGCTTTCCTTCGAGAGTATGCCGATGAATTGGCAACGATCTTTATCGTTTCCAAGGTGGAGCTGGTGACGGAGATTGCCGGCGAGAGCATGGAAGCGGAGAACGTCAAGGGGTTGCGAATCGGGGTCGGCGCCGCGCCGGGGACGAAATGCGAGCGCTGCTGGCATTATGAGGAGGAGCTGGGGATCGATCCGGAGCACCCGACCCTCTGCGCCAAGTGTACCGCCGCCGTGAAGTGA
- a CDS encoding cytochrome c3 family protein has translation MTNRQLLPALFLLALAAPALAAAPPAGESGCIACHSNATTMKEAGYPHFTVTNAEVEAQSGMTADCQDCHRGDPQARDKEKAHTGLGRLLVVRKKGLTAEPVERRHPLYFGEGGMGRIRYVADKDGKGVFDSTVTTILWQDKRPDTLSQNFTMMKQTCGACHPREFAQFTTSTMGRNAKQSSYRSWTDAARGPHNCGVWFAGNYDRIAANTAVPFSAAVNDLNQRACNSCHVGCLDCHYDPQPASTTDPKLGMHTFNRTPKPESCYGGGRGSLCHAGPEDRRRGAGYFGSSFSHPEGAEPDIHLAKKVGCLDCHESSRDGKLSHAMVKRQATCDRCHAAIVKSHGSSVHRHLACEACHIRNVGGYQGTFWGPGKLAGSPTPFLKYKEYYGIMADPILIRDQRGRWIPVKPFPMAVMNVKTADFKPGLYWRWPGTLPDLQRTDDAWGYVGLFDGLPENNKALLWIQIDKLSHKYGPARSCDSCHGTPDGEQRQLVSWDYAGPGALPFSGSHTVIANSHGLFIRDMKATDSVEPTTGNTISSFAPWIYLKDRWSIPGNFAVPLPKDRAGYERLKGNRPQAIATGIVHR, from the coding sequence ATGACGAATCGCCAGCTGCTTCCCGCGCTCTTCCTCCTGGCGCTCGCAGCACCGGCCCTGGCCGCCGCGCCGCCGGCCGGGGAGTCGGGCTGCATCGCCTGTCACAGCAATGCCACAACGATGAAGGAAGCCGGCTACCCCCATTTCACCGTTACCAACGCCGAAGTCGAGGCCCAGTCGGGGATGACCGCCGACTGCCAGGACTGCCACCGGGGTGATCCGCAAGCGCGGGACAAAGAAAAAGCGCACACCGGGCTCGGCCGGCTGTTGGTGGTCAGGAAGAAAGGGCTGACCGCCGAACCGGTGGAACGGCGTCATCCGCTCTACTTCGGCGAGGGCGGCATGGGCCGGATCAGGTACGTGGCCGACAAAGACGGCAAGGGGGTGTTCGATTCGACCGTGACTACCATCCTCTGGCAGGATAAGCGCCCCGACACCCTGTCGCAGAACTTCACCATGATGAAGCAGACCTGCGGCGCCTGCCATCCCCGCGAATTTGCCCAGTTCACCACGAGCACCATGGGGCGGAATGCCAAACAGAGCTCGTATCGCAGCTGGACCGATGCCGCCCGGGGACCGCATAACTGCGGCGTCTGGTTTGCCGGCAACTACGACCGGATCGCCGCCAATACCGCGGTACCGTTCAGCGCCGCGGTAAACGACCTGAACCAGCGGGCCTGCAACAGCTGCCATGTCGGCTGCCTCGACTGCCACTATGACCCGCAGCCGGCATCGACGACCGACCCGAAACTGGGGATGCACACCTTCAACCGGACCCCGAAACCGGAAAGCTGCTACGGCGGCGGCCGGGGCTCGCTCTGCCATGCCGGCCCGGAAGACCGGCGGCGCGGCGCCGGCTACTTCGGCAGTTCCTTCTCCCACCCCGAAGGAGCCGAACCGGACATCCACCTGGCTAAGAAAGTCGGCTGCCTCGACTGCCACGAAAGCAGCCGTGACGGCAAGCTGTCCCACGCCATGGTCAAGCGCCAGGCGACCTGTGACCGCTGCCATGCCGCCATCGTCAAGAGCCACGGCAGCTCGGTGCACCGGCACCTTGCCTGCGAGGCCTGCCACATCCGCAACGTCGGCGGTTACCAGGGGACCTTCTGGGGCCCGGGAAAACTGGCCGGCTCGCCGACCCCATTCCTCAAGTACAAGGAGTATTACGGCATCATGGCGGACCCGATCCTGATCCGCGACCAGCGGGGAAGATGGATTCCGGTCAAGCCGTTCCCGATGGCAGTGATGAACGTCAAGACGGCCGACTTCAAGCCGGGGCTCTATTGGCGCTGGCCAGGCACCCTCCCCGATCTGCAGCGGACCGATGATGCCTGGGGCTACGTCGGGCTCTTTGACGGCCTGCCGGAAAACAACAAGGCACTGCTCTGGATCCAGATCGACAAACTCTCCCACAAGTACGGTCCGGCCCGCTCCTGCGACTCGTGTCACGGTACACCAGACGGCGAACAGCGCCAACTGGTCAGCTGGGATTACGCCGGTCCCGGCGCGCTCCCCTTCAGCGGCAGCCATACAGTCATCGCCAACAGCCATGGCCTGTTCATCCGCGACATGAAGGCAACCGACAGCGTCGAACCGACCACCGGAAATACCATTTCCAGCTTCGCGCCGTGGATTTACCTGAAAGACCGCTGGTCGATCCCCGGCAATTTCGCCGTGCCGCTGCCCAAGGACCGGGCCGGCTACGAACGGCTCAAGGGCAACCGGCCACAAGCGATCGCTACCGGTATCGTTCATCGGTAG